Proteins from a genomic interval of Pseudomonas paeninsulae:
- a CDS encoding thiol-disulfide oxidoreductase DCC family protein, producing MPHAPRWPLTLYYDGDCPLCAQEIQLLSRHANEQRLLLIDISSAGFQADSVGIDSTTLTNRLHARFADGQWVTGLDATLWSWRATGLGRWATPLTWRSLRPVFELGYWLFCVLRPQLAWLPHPQAGNRCQRGQCNADQRPDLTPGARL from the coding sequence ATGCCTCATGCTCCGCGCTGGCCACTGACCCTTTACTACGATGGCGACTGCCCGCTGTGCGCCCAGGAGATCCAGTTACTGAGCCGGCATGCCAACGAGCAACGCTTGCTGTTGATCGATATCAGCAGCGCAGGCTTCCAAGCAGACAGCGTCGGCATTGACAGCACTACCCTGACAAACAGGCTGCACGCCCGCTTCGCCGATGGCCAGTGGGTTACCGGCCTCGACGCCACGCTCTGGAGCTGGCGCGCGACGGGACTTGGCCGCTGGGCGACACCCCTGACCTGGCGGTCGCTGCGCCCCGTTTTTGAGCTGGGTTACTGGCTATTCTGCGTGTTGCGCCCGCAATTGGCCTGGCTACCGCATCCGCAGGCAGGCAACCGCTGTCAGCGTGGGCAATGCAACGCCGATCAGCGCCCGGACCTCACGCCCGGCGCACGCCTATAA
- the folM gene encoding dihydromonapterin reductase, with protein MSASASPVLITGASQRVGLYCAERLLDDGHQLIATYRSEREGIKHLRARGALAIQADFSSEAGILAFIAELKSHTDSLRAIVHNASDWLVETPGAEATIFHQLFNVHMLAPYLINLHCAELLQRSVPADIIHISDDVARKGSAKRPAYCASKAGLDSLTLSFAAKLAPQIKVNGIAPALIMFNPEDDAAYRAKTLEKSVLGIEPGPQVIYQSLRYLLDNPYVTGTTLTVNGGRHLK; from the coding sequence ATGAGCGCTAGCGCATCACCCGTCCTGATCACTGGCGCCAGTCAACGAGTCGGTCTGTATTGTGCCGAGCGCCTGCTCGATGACGGTCATCAGCTGATCGCCACCTACCGCAGTGAGCGCGAGGGCATCAAGCATCTGCGCGCGCGCGGAGCGCTGGCCATCCAGGCGGACTTTTCCAGCGAAGCGGGGATTCTCGCCTTTATCGCCGAGTTGAAAAGCCACACCGACAGCCTGCGGGCCATCGTCCACAACGCCTCCGACTGGCTGGTCGAAACGCCCGGCGCAGAGGCGACAATATTCCATCAGCTGTTCAACGTGCACATGCTGGCGCCCTATCTGATCAACCTGCATTGCGCGGAATTGCTGCAGCGCTCGGTCCCGGCCGACATCATCCATATCAGTGACGATGTGGCCCGCAAAGGCAGCGCCAAGCGCCCGGCCTACTGCGCCAGCAAGGCCGGCCTGGACAGCCTCACGCTCTCGTTCGCCGCCAAACTCGCCCCCCAGATCAAGGTCAACGGCATCGCCCCGGCACTGATCATGTTCAACCCCGAGGATGACGCGGCCTACCGGGCAAAAACCCTGGAGAAATCGGTACTGGGCATCGAACCCGGTCCCCAGGTGATCTACCAAAGTTTGCGCTACCTGCTGGACAACCCCTACGTCACTGGCACCACCCTTACCGTAAACGGCGGCCGCCATCTCAAGTGA
- the folE gene encoding GTP cyclohydrolase I FolE, with translation MNQELPDHYRQILLGVGEDPEREGLLDTPKRAAKAMQYLCNGYQKSLEEVVNGALFASDNDEMVIVKDVELYSLCEHHLLPFIGKAHVAYIPTGKVLGLSKVARIVDMYARRLQIQENLTRQIADAVQQVTNAAGVAVVIEAKHMCMMMRGVEKQNSVMSTSVMLGAFRESYNTRHEFLQLIGRSN, from the coding sequence ATGAACCAAGAACTGCCTGATCACTATCGCCAAATCCTCCTCGGCGTAGGTGAAGACCCTGAGCGCGAAGGTCTGCTGGACACCCCGAAACGCGCGGCCAAGGCCATGCAATATCTGTGTAACGGCTACCAGAAAAGCCTGGAAGAGGTGGTCAACGGCGCGCTGTTCGCCTCCGACAATGACGAAATGGTGATCGTCAAGGACGTCGAGCTCTATTCCCTGTGCGAGCACCATCTGCTGCCGTTTATCGGCAAGGCACATGTTGCCTACATCCCCACCGGCAAGGTGCTGGGGCTGTCGAAAGTCGCGCGGATCGTCGACATGTACGCGCGGCGCCTGCAAATCCAGGAAAACCTGACCCGGCAGATCGCCGACGCCGTGCAACAGGTCACCAACGCCGCCGGCGTCGCCGTGGTGATCGAAGCCAAGCACATGTGCATGATGATGCGTGGCGTCGAGAAGCAGAACTCGGTCATGAGCACCTCGGTGATGCTCGGCGCCTTCCGCGAGTCATACAATACCCGCCACGAGTTCCTGCAACTGATTGGACGGAGCAACTAG